TATTTTTTCATTCTTGACACCTTTTGTTCCCAAACAACTCAAAGCCAGCAAGAGCAAAGCAAATATTTTGGTGTAAAGCGTATGGGAAAACAGGCTCACCGTTCGATCAAAGTTTCTCAATATTTTATTGACTACCTCCAGTGTCCAGCTCCTTTCTAAAAAGAATCCATAACAGAACCAGTAAAAGTGCATCAGTACAATCAGTATACTTACCGCTCTCATAAATGCCATAATCTTGGCTAAACCTCTTAAATCGTCTTCTCCTTGCATTTTTCAAATATTAAATGTTCGGGCGTTAATTTAAAGGATGTGCAGAGTGGCTATAAAAAAGTGGCAGACATTAGCGGTGCGTGACAGTGTTTGGCGTTAATTGGTTCCAATCAAGTTCAGATTTTATAACGATTTTTTTATTAAATTTAAACTCTTGATTTTTTTGACTTACTCATCAATTTGATAATCAATATTAAAGGAAATAATATGAATTGGAATAATCCTGATGCTGATCCTAGAGAAAGTGAAGAGGAATATGAAGCTCGGAAAAGAGAAGAAAGTGAGGCTGCTACAGGGCTAATGTTTATGGTCGTTGAGGGTTTTATTTTTGTCTTAAAAATAGCTGCTATTTTCGGTATGTTTTTTTATGCCGGATTTTTACTGTCTCAAAAGTTCTGGGGAGTGGAAACCGACAAATTTAAAATTTGGAGTTTCTCCTTATTATTTACCTACCTTATTTTCTGTATTATTTATTTCTTTAAAGGAACTATCATTGGCTTGCAGGCAAAGAACAGGAAATTATGGATATTACCGTGGGTAATCTGTGTGTTAATATGCTGTATTATTCCCGCATTTATAGTAAAATCATTCGTTGCTGGTATGTTCAATCTAACAGAACGACAAGGTTTATTGTGTATTGGACTGAGTTGGGGAGCATTTATACTTTTTTCATTATATGTTTATGGTATTTATCAGTTCAAGACACCAACTGTTCCGAAGATTTTGTACTGGAGCTATGCTTTGGGATTGAAAGTATCTTTATAATCATGAGTTCAAAATAAACAACAAAATCTACTGACCTCTTTTACGTTTTCTCTTCTTTTTCATCTTATTGGCAAAATCTTGTTCTTCGTAATCTTCACCCTGTGCTTCGGGAAGTAAGGCACTCAATGTTTCGATCAAACCATCTTCATGTTTTTCTGAAGTATTCAGGAAGTCGAACAAATGATGTGGTTGTTCTGCAGGAAGATCTGTGTCATTTGGTTTTGATATTTTAGATTGTAGTTCAACTGGCTTTTTAATGTCGGGTTTGATATTATGGTTCCAATAATCATTTAAGGTATTGGCAGAAAGTTCTTTGCCTAAACGTGAACCGTTCCAAATTGCTTTAGAATTATGGTCTATAAAAGTTATTCCGTAAATACGCCCTGTGTCATTTCTCCGTACCACTACGTTAATGCCCTGTTCACCTAATCTTTTTTTAAAAGCCTGCTCATCACTTGTTGATTGCAGGGCAATGGTAACAGTAGCTTTAATGGTTGGCTTTGTCGGGTGGTCTTTCAAAGCCTCTTTGCTTTTTGCAAAATGTAATTCCAAAGTCGGTAGCCCTGCATTCTTTCCGAATAAGGAAGCCTTGAACGGATGTCCAGCTCTTTCTCCTTTTTCATTTAAAGGAATGTACAATAAGCCTTGGCGAATTTTTCCCTGCAATTCTCCCTCTACTTTTTCAGTGGTAATATTGAACAGGGAAAGTAATGCATTGTATTCTCCCAACGTCTGGAACTTATAATACTTAGGTAGGTGACGGACAACCGAAGCAATCTGGCTTTTTATATCTCCTATTTGGTAATTCACAGGATGGAAAATATTATCATTTTGCTTGTGCTCTTTCTCTGTAGCTGATAGAAGTCCGTATTTACTTTCGAGTTCACGACATACATTCATAGATCGTCTTTTTTCGAACTTATCCGAAATCTTTTTGCCTTCTTCATCCACACAAACTGATACAATATGAATATGGGTGCGATCAATATCCGTATGCTTGAATACTACAAAAGGTTGTTCCCTATAACCCAGTTCCTGCATATACTCCTGAGCTATTAGTTTGAACTTTTCATCACTTACATTATCCTTTGGGTCAGGATTAAGAGAAATATGCAAAGTTTGCTTTTCGGTATTACGGTTGGCAATCAGATAAGGTTCAAAAGAGCGAACCAACTGAGCAACGGAATACTGTCCATTAGGTGTTTCTATTATTCTATTAGTAAATAGAATTTGCCCGTTATCTTTTTCCACTTTGAGTTGATTGTATGCCAATGCACCATATAAATTGCTTCCTCTTCCGATTTTTGCTATCATTTCAGTACTATTTTTTCAAATGTTTGGCTTCAAATTCTTCTGTGAGCTGGATTATTTTTTGACATAACACTGCCATTTCAGCCGTTTGCTTTTCCAATTTGTAGAGATAAGCTGCCGCTTTTTTCTCTGAAAAATTGCGATAAAGTAGTTTTACAATTTGATTGTAATTCACGCCAATAGAGCGGAACTGGTTGTGAAAAGAGGTTAGCCTCATATAAAAATCCAACACAGCTTTGTCTATTTTAACCGTTTTAATTTCCCTTCCAAACAATA
The Flavobacterium sp. 5 DNA segment above includes these coding regions:
- the mobB gene encoding conjugal transfer protein MobB, whose protein sequence is MIAKIGRGSNLYGALAYNQLKVEKDNGQILFTNRIIETPNGQYSVAQLVRSFEPYLIANRNTEKQTLHISLNPDPKDNVSDEKFKLIAQEYMQELGYREQPFVVFKHTDIDRTHIHIVSVCVDEEGKKISDKFEKRRSMNVCRELESKYGLLSATEKEHKQNDNIFHPVNYQIGDIKSQIASVVRHLPKYYKFQTLGEYNALLSLFNITTEKVEGELQGKIRQGLLYIPLNEKGERAGHPFKASLFGKNAGLPTLELHFAKSKEALKDHPTKPTIKATVTIALQSTSDEQAFKKRLGEQGINVVVRRNDTGRIYGITFIDHNSKAIWNGSRLGKELSANTLNDYWNHNIKPDIKKPVELQSKISKPNDTDLPAEQPHHLFDFLNTSEKHEDGLIETLSALLPEAQGEDYEEQDFANKMKKKRKRKRGQ
- the mobA gene encoding conjugal transfer protein MobA, with the protein product MNENSNKKQNKGGRTPKNDPSIHRHVFRLTDEENIKLLSLFEASGMTNKAKFIIFVLFGREIKTVKIDKAVLDFYMRLTSFHNQFRSIGVNYNQIVKLLYRNFSEKKAAAYLYKLEKQTAEMAVLCQKIIQLTEEFEAKHLKK